The nucleotide sequence GGTCCTTGATAAAATCGACCGCATCGCGAACGCCATCTTTGTCTTCGCCTTCGCTGCGCAAAGCGTTCACTCCGCCAAGGCCTACACCAAGGAACACCGCATCAAAGCAATGGGTCAGGGAGTCCATGGTCAGTTCATCCCCAAGACGCATACCCGGTTTGATCTCAATCCCACCAATGCCGAGCAGCCAATCCACCTCGCGCGCGGCAAAATCGTCGGTGGATTTATAGGCAGCAATGCCGAATTCGTTCAGCCCGCCCGCCTTGGCCGCAGCATCGTAGATTGTCACGTCATGGCCATGCATCGCCAACCGATGGGCACAAGCCAACCCGGCAGGTCCGGCACCGACAACCGCGATCTTCTTACCCGTCTCTGGCGCACGGTCATAAGGATGGCGCTGTTTGGCCATCAGGGTATCGGTGGCATGTCGCTGCAAGCGCCCGATCTCAACCGGCTTACCCTCGGCCAATTCACGCACGCACGCCTGTTCGCAGAGGTCTTCTGTCGGGCACACACGGGCGCACATGCCGCCGAGAATGTTCTGATCAAAGATGGTTTTCGCTGCTGCCTCGGACGTGCCCGTGCTGATCTGGCGGATAAAGAGCGGGATGTCGATCTCTGTCGGGCAGGCCGTCACACAGGGCGCATCATGGCAAAAATAGCAACGATCTGCAGCAACTGCAGCCTCGTGCGGCGCGAATGGTGCATGTAAGTCTGCGAAGTTTTCGGCAAGCGCGTCTTCTGGCAAACGCGCCGCGGCAATACCGGGGGTCATAGGGCTGGACATGGGTGTCATCCTGTCGTGGCTTCTCACGAACAGCCTGCCACAGTTTTATTTTTTATCAAATGGTAAATTTTTGGCGATTTGCGAAAAGGCCCGTGAGCGTCTGATTATGGATCAGGATGCCTCCGGCGGAGGTATTTTTTCAACATGAAAAGCAAAGGGTTAGATCAAAAATGGAACGGGTCGACTGTGATCCGTTTGCCCAACGTGAGCGCGTCGGCCACATGGATCATTGGCGATACGTCCACCTCTGATGCGCTATTTTTCACCAGTTCTGCCATACGATCATAGAGTGCGGGGTACTCGCGGTTATTGCCAGCGACGATCTCTTTGCCAGCGATGATCAAACGGTCACCACCGTCGTGCAGGTGTAGCGTGCCCGCCGTGGTTTCCACAGTGATGTCCCAGTTCTGCGGCCCCTCTTGCCGCCAATCAAAGTCACCCGTGACATTCTCGGTCCATTGCAGCTGTGCTGCAATCGGTGTGTCCCGGTTTTCAGGGAAATACAGGTCTGCAACGCGCAGATGGATCGGCATTAGCAGGATTTCAGTGATGATCGAAAGGGCATTGCTGCCGGGATCAAAGACCCCCATGCCGCCGGGCGCAAAAACCCATTCCTGCCCCGGATGCCAGCGCCGCACGTCTTCCTTCCAAGTGATATGCGCGCCAGTAACACTTTTGTCGGCAAGCCATGCTTTGGCGGGCGCAACCCCTTTGGCCATGCGGCTATGCCATGTGGTGTAGAGCGTGACGCCTGCATCTTTTGCCATTTTGGCCAGCGCATCGACCTCTGCAAGTGTCGCACCGGGTGGTTTTTCGAGCATCACGTGGCGACCTGCCGCAATGGCTTTGGCCGCGTAATCGTAGCGCGGCACCGGGGGCAGACAGAGCGATATGACAGGGACATCCGGCCGTTCGTTCAGCATCTGATCAAAATCAGTGTAGGCGGGGACGCCATCTACCGTGCCTGCCCTGCTGACGGTTGCGGCCAGTTCCCACTCATCGCTGCCGTTGATCGCGGGTACGTGCTGATCGACCGCGATCTTGCCGATCCCTACCAGACAAATGGGCGTCATCAGTGGGCTTCCTTGCCAACGGCATTGCCGCGGTGACCGACGAGGAAATCGAAATCTGCGCCTGTGTCTGCGCCCATCACACGGTCATGGTAGAGCATGGCATAGCCGCTTTCCGGGCGTGGATTGGCCCCAGATTTTTCGGCGGTCCATTCTGCCATACGGGACGCGAGTTCTTCATCGGTGATATCCAGATGGATACGGCGACCTGCAACGTCTAGCTCAATCATGTCGCCATCACGCACCACGGCCAGTGGGCCACCTACGGCGGCCTCTGGCGAGGTGTGCAATACGACCGTGCCGAAGGCGGTGCCCGACATACGCGCATCGGAAATCCGCACCATGTCTGTGATCCCTTTCTTTAGGATCTTCGGCGGCAGCCCCATGTTCCCAACCTCGGCCATGCCCGGATACCCGCGCGGGCCACAGTTTTTCAGAACCATCACGCAGGTTTCGTCGATATCCAGATCATCATCGTTGATCCGCGCTTTGTAGTCGTCAATGTCCTCAAACACGACGGCGCGGCCTGTGTGCTGCATCAGTTCAGACGTCGCGGCAGAGGGCTTGATCACGGCACCGCCCGGGGCCAGATTGCCGCGCAGAACGGCGATGCCACCCGATTGGGTCAGCGCCTTTTCAACCGGCAGGATCACGTCCTCATTCCAGTTCTTGACGTGCTTGACTTCGTCCCACATAGACCCGCCTGACACGGTAAGCGCATCCTTGTGAAGCAGACCCGCTTCGCCCAACCGTTTGATGACGACAGGCAATCCACCCGCATAGAAGAATTCTTCCATCAGGTATTTGCCCGATGGCATCAGGTTCACGATTGTCGGCACATCACGCCCCAAGCGATCCCAATCGTCCAGTGTTAGCTCAACCCCCTTGGTGCGACCCGCCATGGCCAAAAGGTGAATAACGGCGTTTGTCGACCCGCCAATCGCGGCATTCGTGCGAATGGCGTTTTCAAACGCTTCTTTCGTCATCACATCAGACGGCTTTAGGTCATCCTTCACCATATCCACAATGCGCCGCCCCGTCAGATGCGCCATCACCCGGCGGCGGCTATCAACAGCTGGAATTGCGGCATTGCCGGACAAAGCCATGCCCAGCGCCTCGGCCATAGAGGCCATCGTGCTGGCGGTGCCCATCGTGTTACAGGAACCAGGTGAGCGAGACATGGAAGCCTCAGCCTCGACGAACTCTTCCGCAGTCATGGTGCCAGCGCGGACCGCTTCAGAGAATTTCCAAAGATGTGTACCAGAGCCCACCCGTTCACCATGGAACATCCCGTTGAGCATCGGGCCGCCAGAAACGACGATTGTAAGCAGATCGACAGAGGCAGCACCCATCAATAGCGCAGGCGTGGTCTTGTCGCAGCTCGTAGCCAGCAGCACGACACCATCCATCGACATACCCCGTATCGCCTCTTCGACGTCCATGGCGCACAGGTTGCGGAACATCATCGCGGTCGGGCGCAGGCTTGACTCCGCTGGCGAGAACACCGGGAACTCGACCGGAAAACCACCCGCCTCGTAAATCCCGAACTTCACCCTTTCGGCCAGATCGCGCAGATGCGCATTGCAAGGCGTCAGCTCTGACCACGTATTGCAAATCCCCACGACAGGTCGCCCGTCCAGCAAATCGGCTGGCAAACCCTGGTTCTTCATCCATGACCGGTGATAGATCGCGTCCTTTGACGACCCCCCGAACCATTCCTGAGACCGCAGCTTGCGGGGCCACTTCGCGGGCTTGAATGCCATGTTAAGACTTCCTTTGATGGGGTTGATACGTCATCAATACCCTGCACCATACCCAATTCCAAGGAGCCGTCATGAATACCCATCCACAAAACATTGCCCATTGGGCCGAACGGGTTGATATGGCTGCTGCCTTCCGCTGGACTGCGCGTTTGAACATGCACGAAGGGGTCGCAAATCATATCAGTCTGGCAATCAATGATGATGGCACCAAGTTCCTGATGAACCCCAATCAAATGCACTTTAGCCGGATCAAGGCGAGTGATCTGATCACCGTGGATGCGAATGATCCTGACACGCTGAAAGGACCAAACGCGCCGGACCCCACGGCCTGGGGGCTGCATGGGGGCATTCACCGTTTGGTGCCGCATGCCCGCTGCGCGATGCATGTGCATTCAATCTTTGCGACGGTGCTTGCGTCTCTCAAGGACAGCCGCCTGCCACCGATTGATCAGAACTGCGCCACGTTCTTTAACCGCTATGTGATTGACGATGGCTATGGCGGTTTGGCGTTTGAAGAGGAAGGCGAGCGCTGTGCAGCCTTGTTCAGCGACCCCAAACAAAAGGTCATGATCATGGGCAACCACGGTGTGCTTGTGATTGGTGATAGCGTGGCTGAAACCTTCAACCGGATGTACTACTTCGAGCGGTCCTGCGAGACGTACATCCGCGCCCCTGCAGACCGGGATGGCGTTACGTGTTCTACCGGATGACATCGCCGAAAAAACCGCGCAGGAGTTGGAAGAGTATCCTGAGCAGGATGTGCGGCATCTGGCGGAGTTGAAGGCGATTTTGGATAATGAGAGTGCAGATTACGCAAGCTAGCCCGCCACTAAACGCCTGGCGTCAAAAGTTTTCTTGCCTACGGCGCCCAATGAATGAGGGCTTGTGATGACACCCGGACTGAGCCACTTAGAGATATGACCAAGACACTGCTTTCCTTTGGCCACGGTTATAGCGCCCGCGCTCTGTCTCGCCTGTTGCTCCCACAGGATTGGCGCATCATTGGCACTACGCGATCCGAAGACAAAGCACCGCGCCTGATGAACGAAGGGATCGAACCGCGCATCTGGCCGGGGGCCGATATGATCCCGGCACTGAATGCAGCAACGCATTTGCTGATCTCGGCGGCGCCGGGTGATGCAGGCGATCCGGTGTTGGCGGAACTGCGCGAAGAGATCATGCAGCGCGCAGATCAGTTTGAATGGGTTGGTTATCTGTCCACAACGGGCGTCTATGGCGACCACCAAGGTGATTGGGTCGATGAAAACACCCCCCTCACCCCGGCCACAAAAAGAGGCATCGCGCGGGTTGAGGCAGAGGCAGCATGGTCCTCTATTCCAGACCTGCCACTGCATATTTTCCGTCTGGTAAGCATCTATGGACCCGGACGCGGGCCTTTCTCGAAGGTACGCAATGGCACCGCGCGGCGGATCATCAAAAAGGGGCAGGTGTTCAGCCGCACGCATGTGGCCGATATTGCGCGTGTCCTTGCCGCCTCAATCAACAAGCCGAACCCCGGCGCGGCCTATAACGTCTGCGACAACGACCCGGCGCCGCCGGAGGATGTGATCGCCTATGCCGCCGAACTGTTGGGGCAACCGATCCCGGAAGCCGTCGATTTTGAAACGGCCGAAATGACCCCAATGGCCCGCAGCTTTTATGCTGAGAGCAAGAAGGTGCGCAACGACCGCATCAAGGATGAGTTGGGGGTCGAACTGCTGTACCCCGACTATAAATCAGGGCTTAAGGCGTTGCTGGCGCAGGAAATCGGCGCCTGAACGCCCAGGCGATACCCGCATAAATCAACAAGAATACAACGCCAGTGGCGAAGTAAGAGCCGTAAACGATCATACGATCCGCAAACTCCAGATTGTTCAGGAACGGATAGGGCAAACCACTCGTCACTGTGCCTGACGGGCTGGTGTTCAGTGGTTCGTAGACCAACTCCGCGATTGAGAGATAGGCAGCTACTACACCAAACAGCCAAGCGAAGGCCGCACCTAGCCTGCGGTAACTGCGATGGATGAATATGCTGTCTATCACCTGTAACGCAGGCCCCAGCCCGTGCAGATATAGCTCCAGATGCCAGCTGTTCAGCTGCCCGTCGCTGGTCACAGAATTTGGGTCTGCAAAGAAGAGTCGCCAGTAAAGAAGCACAACCATCGTGTTGATCACCGCCGTCATACAGACGAATCCATCCCAGCGGCGGGTGCTGCGTTCCTCCTCAATCGCCATCATACGGCTGAAGGCGAAGAACGAACAAAACAAAGCCCAGACGGTGAGGAACCGAAACGGACCACCAAACTGGTCCCAGCCGCCAAAAACCAGCATGCGGATGCAATAGCCCCCGGCTAAAAGAAACGCGGTCCAGCGGAAAATCAAACGCGGGTTCATCGACATTTAAGGCTCACTTTTTAAGCAGAGCATGCGCAGCGCTGCGAATATCCGTCCAGCATAACCTCACGTCCCGACAGGCTCTTGCTCAAATGTTGCAAACAACCCATATCAAGGGCGCTCTTCATTAAAGGCTAACTGTATGACCCTTCGCCAAAAAACCGCTGATCTGCTTGAAACTGCCTGGGTGCGCAATTTCATCGTCGGCGTGATCATCTTCAATGCCG is from Yoonia sp. GPGPB17 and encodes:
- a CDS encoding NAD(P)-dependent oxidoreductase, yielding MSSPMTPGIAAARLPEDALAENFADLHAPFAPHEAAVAADRCYFCHDAPCVTACPTEIDIPLFIRQISTGTSEAAAKTIFDQNILGGMCARVCPTEDLCEQACVRELAEGKPVEIGRLQRHATDTLMAKQRHPYDRAPETGKKIAVVGAGPAGLACAHRLAMHGHDVTIYDAAAKAGGLNEFGIAAYKSTDDFAAREVDWLLGIGGIEIKPGMRLGDELTMDSLTHCFDAVFLGVGLGGVNALRSEGEDKDGVRDAVDFIKDLRQAGDLATLPVGRDVVVIGGGMTAVDAAVQSKLLGAQNVTIAYRRGRDAMSASAYEQDLAASKGVRLMFNAQPVAIHGNGAVREIELEYTADDGGGLKGTGETIRLAADQVFKAIGQTLTTDGGLDLEGRKIAVTGAGRTSHDGVWAGGDCASGGDDLTVTAVAEGRDAAMDIHAVLMGAKG
- a CDS encoding Gfo/Idh/MocA family protein, with the protein product MTPICLVGIGKIAVDQHVPAINGSDEWELAATVSRAGTVDGVPAYTDFDQMLNERPDVPVISLCLPPVPRYDYAAKAIAAGRHVMLEKPPGATLAEVDALAKMAKDAGVTLYTTWHSRMAKGVAPAKAWLADKSVTGAHITWKEDVRRWHPGQEWVFAPGGMGVFDPGSNALSIITEILLMPIHLRVADLYFPENRDTPIAAQLQWTENVTGDFDWRQEGPQNWDITVETTAGTLHLHDGGDRLIIAGKEIVAGNNREYPALYDRMAELVKNSASEVDVSPMIHVADALTLGKRITVDPFHF
- the araD gene encoding L-arabinonate dehydratase; translation: MAFKPAKWPRKLRSQEWFGGSSKDAIYHRSWMKNQGLPADLLDGRPVVGICNTWSELTPCNAHLRDLAERVKFGIYEAGGFPVEFPVFSPAESSLRPTAMMFRNLCAMDVEEAIRGMSMDGVVLLATSCDKTTPALLMGAASVDLLTIVVSGGPMLNGMFHGERVGSGTHLWKFSEAVRAGTMTAEEFVEAEASMSRSPGSCNTMGTASTMASMAEALGMALSGNAAIPAVDSRRRVMAHLTGRRIVDMVKDDLKPSDVMTKEAFENAIRTNAAIGGSTNAVIHLLAMAGRTKGVELTLDDWDRLGRDVPTIVNLMPSGKYLMEEFFYAGGLPVVIKRLGEAGLLHKDALTVSGGSMWDEVKHVKNWNEDVILPVEKALTQSGGIAVLRGNLAPGGAVIKPSAATSELMQHTGRAVVFEDIDDYKARINDDDLDIDETCVMVLKNCGPRGYPGMAEVGNMGLPPKILKKGITDMVRISDARMSGTAFGTVVLHTSPEAAVGGPLAVVRDGDMIELDVAGRRIHLDITDEELASRMAEWTAEKSGANPRPESGYAMLYHDRVMGADTGADFDFLVGHRGNAVGKEAH
- a CDS encoding SDR family oxidoreductase translates to MTKTLLSFGHGYSARALSRLLLPQDWRIIGTTRSEDKAPRLMNEGIEPRIWPGADMIPALNAATHLLISAAPGDAGDPVLAELREEIMQRADQFEWVGYLSTTGVYGDHQGDWVDENTPLTPATKRGIARVEAEAAWSSIPDLPLHIFRLVSIYGPGRGPFSKVRNGTARRIIKKGQVFSRTHVADIARVLAASINKPNPGAAYNVCDNDPAPPEDVIAYAAELLGQPIPEAVDFETAEMTPMARSFYAESKKVRNDRIKDELGVELLYPDYKSGLKALLAQEIGA